ATGAGCGTGCGGGTCTTCCCGGACCCGGCCCCGGCGACGATGAGCAGGGGGGAATCGCCGTGGGCGGCGGCGTCGGCCTGGGCGGGGTTGAGGGGGGCGGTGGGCATTGGGGTGGAAATTAGACAACGGGGACTGCGGGGGCTGGAACTACGGGAGCTGGAACTACGGGAGCTGGAACCACGGGTGCTGGAACTACGGTGCCTGTCCTGTGACGCTGTTGCGGGTGAGGCGTCCCTCCCTCTGTACCGGTGGACCGGAGGAGGGGCGGGGCAGAACGTGCTTTCCGGCGCCGAATCGCCAACCTGGCGGTGCCTCCTCAGACCCACCACCCGGCACCCGAAATCCGACGGTTCATCCCGAATCCATCCCCACAACCCCCCACCGGATTGTGGATAACTGGCCGAAAACGGGTTTTTGTGCCACCATTGTGACTGCCATTACAGGACACCAGGGGTTCCGCTGCTTGACCGTGTTGCGGATCACCCCTAGTTTCCGCGCTTGCTATTGTCGCGAGGAGTGTGTGCGTCACCCTATCCCGGAGTGACGCGCGCACGGTGCGCCGCAGTAGAAGCAGGTGTGGGGCTCGTGCCCCGGCGGAGCTTGGACCGTCCGGCGGCGTGAGTGCAGGGCTGTCGTGTGGCGGGTTTCCCGCCGGATGACAGGCAGGACATGACGGGCATCGCGTCTTTTCGCACGACTTCGATACTCCCATCGGCCGCTCCCCGAGTCGAGTTCAGGTCCCCTGTGAAGTGCACGTGATGAGACGCAGGCCGAGCGGCCGGCGTCTGTCACAGCAGAACGTTGTCGGCGGGCACCCGACCCTTCGACGGCAGCTACCTCCACTACCTCGCAAGAGGGGGATGAATGCAACTCTTTTCTCGGAACAAGACGCTCGTCGCCTTGAGCTTGGGTGCCCTCGTGGCACTCGGTGCTTGCGGTGACGACGTCACGGTGACGGAGACTCCGCCACCAGAAACGGTGTCCATCACGCCCCAGAGCGCCAGCATGAACGTTGGCGAATCGCTGAACTTCGCGGTTCTGATCTCGGGCGGCAGCGCAACCGCGGCCCCCACGCTCGCCAGCTGCACGTCGAGCAACACGGCCGTGGCCACGGCCACGTCGGCCGGCTCGGCCTGCCGCGTGACGGCAGTGGCGGCGGGTAACGCGACGGTGACGGCTGCGACCTCCACCGGCAAGGCGGCGGCGGCGTCGATCACGGTGGCGGCTCCGGCTGCGGCCATCAATACGCTGACGGTTTCGCCGACCTCGGCGAGCCTGGCGGTGAACCAGACGGTCACGATCGTCCCGAACGTCAACAAGGCGGCGTCGTCGGTCACGACCACGAACTCCTTCACGTCGTCCAACACGGCCATCGCGACGGTGACGTCCGCTGGTGTGGTGACGGCCGTGGCGCCTGGCGTCGCGACCATCACGGTGTCGGTGCAGGGTTCGGGCACGGGCTACACCACGACCACGCTCACGGGCGCGGCGACGGTGACGGTCACGGCGCTTCCCTCGGGCATCACGGCCCTGAACGTCCAGCCCAGCTCGCTGGTGATGGGCCTGCTCACGACGGCGCAGCTGTCGGCGTCGGTCCAGCAGCCGGCCGGTGCGGCGGCGGCGACGGTCACCTACGGCACGACGGCTCCGTCGATCGCCACGGTGTCGTCGACTGGTCTCGTGACGGCGGTGGCGTCGGGCACGGCGGTGATCACGGTGACGGCCACCTCGGCCGCCAACACGAACTTCGCCGCGTCGACGCTCACGCAGCAGGTGCCGGTGACGGTCTCGCCCTCGGCGAACGTCACGATCCAGACGATCACGCAGGGTCCGATCTCGACCTACTACTCGACGTCGTCGGGTGCGGAAGGTCTCGTCACGTCGGCCAACGCGCAGGTCAACCAGCCGGTCGACATCACGAACGTTCGTGACCAGATCCAGGTGGTGCTGAACCTCCAGCCGAACGGCCAGCGCGTCGACTCGGTGGTCGTGTTCATCGCCAACGCCGATGGCTCGAACCGCCGTCCGGCGGCCCGCCAGCTCTACTCGAACGGCACCGCGAACCAGGGTGACATCACGCTCTTCGTGAACACCGCGGACTTCACGGCGAACTTCGAGACGGGCGCGGCTGACGTCTTCTACCCGAACGGCCAGAAGCTCGTCTCGGCCTCGGTGTTCACCACGCAGGGTACGACGGCGCTGGAACAGCAGAACGCGGTCAACAACCGTCAGGTGCTGAACTTCAACAACCTCGACGGCTACGCGGCTCGTTACACGAACCCGTCGCGGTCGGCCATCCACGCGTCGAACAACCTCACCTGGTGGGGTGGTCCGGGCGCCGAAGGCACTGGCACGTACTCGATCGTCCCGGTCTTCTATACCCCGGGTCGTACGGTTACGCGCATCGACATCGGCCTGCGTGAAGGCCTGAACGGCTCGTCCGCCATCTGTAACCAGAGCGGCCAGGCCGATCGCACCCTGGCGCTCGGCGTCTCGAACGTCGACCCGCTCAAGACGGGTGAAGGCACCAGCTACGAGCGTTACACGGCGCTGCCGTTCAACGGTTCGTACAACAGCGAAGTGGGTCGCATGACCTCTTCGTCGAGCAACACGTACACCAACTTCTCGACGGCCGCGAACAAGGTCATCGAGTGCCGTGGTTACTCGCACCCGGCGTCGGATGCCTCGAACTTCGTGGGCGTCGTCGCGGGTACGGACAACTACAACAACCCGGCGCCGGTCGTGACCCGCGTCGACGGTTACCGTTTCTCGGCGCAGGTTGCGCGTATCCAGGCGAACCGCCTCGACTACGCCGGCCCGACGACCCGTGAGCCGGACATCCGTCGCACGGCCCCGACCACGACGGTGGCGCAGAACGCGATCTGGAACACGCCGGCCGTCACGGGCTGGGTGAACGCCGCGTTCAACTTCCAGTCGCAGACGGCTTCGTCGTCGGACAACGGCATCGGCCTCCCGGCCACGTCGTCGCGCGCCTGGCGTTTCTTCGGTTGCGCCGCGGGCACGGGCGGTTCCGCCGCTGCGATCGACACCGCCTCTGCGGCGATGCCGAACGCGACGGGTGCGGACATCCCGGAATGCTCGAGCGACAACCAGGGTGGTTGGAATCCGTCGGCCACGGCCGCGGGTGACTACAACCTGAAGACGCGTGGACCGTACACGGTGGGCTACACCGAAACGGACGTGCTGGGCAACCTGAGCTACTCGCCGCTGTCGCAGCGCCTCGGCGTCGACAAGACGGCTCCGCTCATCCGCTTCTCGACGGCCTCGGCTGCCGACACCGCGTGGGGCTCGGCCTCGCGTTCGGTGCAGGCGGAAGTGATCGACGAGCGCGCCGGCTTCATCGACAACAACGACCAGGACGCTGTCCTGCGTGTGTCGGCGTCGTCGACGTACCAGCTGCAGCCGTCGGTCTACGGCTCGTTCCAGCACTTCGCGACGCGTGGTGCCTCGAGCGCGAACCCGCAGACGCTGAACCGCGCCAGCTCGAACAACTTCAACTGCATCAACCCGAACAGCCTCGTGGCGATGAACACCTCGTCCACGAATCCGTTCGCGAACACCACGTCGACTGCGACGGGTGGATCGAACCCGGTGACGAACCCGTCGTGCCCGTTCATCAACCAGGGCAACAACGGCTTCTCGATCGGTATCTTCGGCGCGCTGGCTGACGGCTACCGTCAGGCGACGGCCGTGACGTTCGGCAACCCGGGCATCTACGCCTACCGCGCCAAGGTCTATGACCGCGCCGGTAACGTGTCGGAAGTCCTGAGCCGTGCGGTCGCGATCGACAACGGTCCGGCGCCGATCTTCGGCGACCTGAACGTCCCGGCGTCCATCGCCGCTGGCTCGGCCCCGGTCTTCCAGGCCCAGATCAGCGACGACGTCGAAGCGCGTGCCTACAATCTCAGCCTCCTGTGGCCGACGATTGGCAGCCGCTTCATCTACCCGCAGACGCTCCTGAACGCGCGCTTCAACGACGAAGTCGTGACGCCGTTCGCGGGTAACGTGCAGCTCCCGACGGGCGCGCCGTTCATCACGGCGCTCGAAACGACCACCGGCACGGTGCCCTCGTTCTCGAACAGCCCGGCCGCGCTGGCCAACATCACGAACATCCAGGGCACCGGATTCGACGTGAACAACGCCGCCTCGGCCGCGTACACGACGTCGTTCGGCGCGGTCGCGCTGAGCAACCTGAATTCGATCTCGGGTGTGAACGGCAACGCGACGGCGAACAACTACAGCAGCTGGACCGTGCTCAACACGCAGGCGTCCCTGCAGCCGGCCTTCCTCGCCCCCGCGGGCCTGAAGGCGCAGCTGACGGGTAACACCAACGTGCCGAACCCGCCGTTCAGCCGCGTGGAGTTCTTCCGTTACAACGCCACCTCGGGCAACTACGAGTACCTCGGCCAGGCCACGTCGGCGGCCCAGTCCGACCAGGGCGTGATCCGCTTCTGGACGTGGACGCTGACCTCGGATGCCTATGCCAAGACCCCGACGTCGCTCGAGACGACGCAGCGTCAGGTCGCGGTGAACGATCGTATCATCGCCATCGGCGTGCGCAGCAACGGCGCCGGCCTGGCGACCGATCCGAACGGCATCGTCATCGGTGGTGAGGCGATCGCGATCTCCGTCACGGGCCTCCCGGCCGGTGCGGCGGCTTCGATCACCATCTCCAACGGCCTCGGCTACACGCAGACCGTGACGGGCCCGGGCACGTACGTCGTCCCGGCGGCTGGCACGTACTTCGTGACCGGCTCGCAGGTGACGTTCAACAACAACAGCTACTCCGTCCAGTCGGTGACCCCGTCGGGCACGGTTGTGGTCAACGCGAACAGCGTCGGCTCGGCCACTGTCAACTACACGCTGTCCACCACGCAGGTCTCGGTGACGGTCAGCGGCGTCGTCGGCGGCGGTACCCCGTCGTTCACCATCGCGGGCCCGAACGGCTTCAGCCAGACGGTCTCGCAGGGCAACGGCACGCAGAACTACGTGGTCCCGGGTGCGGGCACGTACTCTGTGACGCCGACGGGCAGCTCGGTCCTCAACGGCTACACGCACACCGCTCCGGCCGCCGTCACGGGCCTGAACGTTGCGCTGCCGCCGGCTGCGGTG
The window above is part of the Gemmatimonas aurantiaca genome. Proteins encoded here:
- a CDS encoding Ig-like domain-containing protein — protein: MQLFSRNKTLVALSLGALVALGACGDDVTVTETPPPETVSITPQSASMNVGESLNFAVLISGGSATAAPTLASCTSSNTAVATATSAGSACRVTAVAAGNATVTAATSTGKAAAASITVAAPAAAINTLTVSPTSASLAVNQTVTIVPNVNKAASSVTTTNSFTSSNTAIATVTSAGVVTAVAPGVATITVSVQGSGTGYTTTTLTGAATVTVTALPSGITALNVQPSSLVMGLLTTAQLSASVQQPAGAAAATVTYGTTAPSIATVSSTGLVTAVASGTAVITVTATSAANTNFAASTLTQQVPVTVSPSANVTIQTITQGPISTYYSTSSGAEGLVTSANAQVNQPVDITNVRDQIQVVLNLQPNGQRVDSVVVFIANADGSNRRPAARQLYSNGTANQGDITLFVNTADFTANFETGAADVFYPNGQKLVSASVFTTQGTTALEQQNAVNNRQVLNFNNLDGYAARYTNPSRSAIHASNNLTWWGGPGAEGTGTYSIVPVFYTPGRTVTRIDIGLREGLNGSSAICNQSGQADRTLALGVSNVDPLKTGEGTSYERYTALPFNGSYNSEVGRMTSSSSNTYTNFSTAANKVIECRGYSHPASDASNFVGVVAGTDNYNNPAPVVTRVDGYRFSAQVARIQANRLDYAGPTTREPDIRRTAPTTTVAQNAIWNTPAVTGWVNAAFNFQSQTASSSDNGIGLPATSSRAWRFFGCAAGTGGSAAAIDTASAAMPNATGADIPECSSDNQGGWNPSATAAGDYNLKTRGPYTVGYTETDVLGNLSYSPLSQRLGVDKTAPLIRFSTASAADTAWGSASRSVQAEVIDERAGFIDNNDQDAVLRVSASSTYQLQPSVYGSFQHFATRGASSANPQTLNRASSNNFNCINPNSLVAMNTSSTNPFANTTSTATGGSNPVTNPSCPFINQGNNGFSIGIFGALADGYRQATAVTFGNPGIYAYRAKVYDRAGNVSEVLSRAVAIDNGPAPIFGDLNVPASIAAGSAPVFQAQISDDVEARAYNLSLLWPTIGSRFIYPQTLLNARFNDEVVTPFAGNVQLPTGAPFITALETTTGTVPSFSNSPAALANITNIQGTGFDVNNAASAAYTTSFGAVALSNLNSISGVNGNATANNYSSWTVLNTQASLQPAFLAPAGLKAQLTGNTNVPNPPFSRVEFFRYNATSGNYEYLGQATSAAQSDQGVIRFWTWTLTSDAYAKTPTSLETTQRQVAVNDRIIAIGVRSNGAGLATDPNGIVIGGEAIAISVTGLPAGAAASITISNGLGYTQTVTGPGTYVVPAAGTYFVTGSQVTFNNNSYSVQSVTPSGTVVVNANSVGSATVNYTLSTTQVSVTVSGVVGGGTPSFTIAGPNGFSQTVSQGNGTQNYVVPGAGTYSVTPTGSSVLNGYTHTAPAAVTGLNVALPPAAVPNAALAYTNTTNHIQFNVSGLPTGMNLPSAAGCGIGSMANGSNHFLVGANANCTLAGNQSAYVAADTAFYSTTFANPYAAAVTASGFGTNGAPAYNVAYTKQSAQITVNLVTAGGGSNNLPNGIPYTVRFTSSAYAATGGFRDFSGTTGTPLVVHAPTGTYNVSIAITQVSGGQTWTGTTGNTTASGGTGTNNITTAGSNLVVQNIVISNAPATAADIQATVNFGLTGPTGTP